DNA sequence from the Pseudoduganella plicata genome:
TGCGGCAGCACGCGGTGGTCCGCGGCGTCAGGATGGTACTGCTGCGCGACGTGGCGGGACAGCAGGGCGGAGAGAGCAGGCGCGCCGGACGTGTTCAGTGCACGGATCAGATCGGGCGCCATCGGCGCGGGCGGCAGGGCGAACGGAAAGACGACGGTGGTGGAAGACATCCCGTCATTGTACGGTTTTTCCGGCCGCGGCCCCAAGCTGCCCCGCCACGAATGGTGGTGTTTCCCAGCATGAAATGCTGTTTATATGGCAAACTGCGCACTTTCGCGTCGGGATCACGTCCGTCATATGAGTTTTTTCAGGAACCTGCCGTTCGAGTGGCTGGTCGGGCTGCGCTATACGCGCGCCGGCAAGCGCAGCGGCCGTAACAGCTTCATCTCCTTTATTTCCGCCATCTCGATGGCCGGTATCGGCCTGGGCGTGGCCGCGCTGATCATCGTCCTGTCGGTCTACAACGGCTTCCAGAAGGAAGTCACGACCCGCATGCTGTCCGTGCTGGGGCACATCGAGATCTACCAGATGGGTGGTCCGATGGAGGACTGGCACGCCACCGCGCGCGAGGCCATGCGCAATCCCGAGGTGCGCGGCGCCGCCCCGTTCGTCGAGACACAGGCGCTGCTGGCGCATGGCGGCGACGTGCTGCGTCCGGCCATCGTGCGCGGCATCCTGCCCGACGAGGAGCCGAAGGTGTCGGATATCGTCAAGGAAATCCGCCAGGGCAGCTTCGCCGAACTGAAGCCGGGCGCGTTCAACATCGTGCTGGGGATCGAGTTGGCCAGGGCACTGGAAGTGAAGGTGGGCGGCAAGGTGGCGATGGCGCTGGCCGAAGGCGGCCTGTCCGGCAGCGCGCCGGGCATGCGCACGTTTACCGTCGTCGGCATTTTCGAGGCCGGCCACAACGAATTCGATTCCACGCTGGCGTACGTGCACCTGGAAGACGGCCAGCGGCTCCTGAAAATGGCGGGCCCGTTCGGGCTGCGCCTGCGCGTGCAGGACATGCAGCAGGCGCCGGAGATCGCCATGCGGTTGAAGCAGTCGATGCCTGGCGAACTGCTGATCCGCGACTGGTCCAAGCTGAACGTCAACTGGTTTGCCGCCGTGCAGACGCAGAAGCACATGATGTTCGTCATCCTCACCATGATCATCGCCGTGGCCGCATTCAACCTGGTCGCCACGCTGGTGATGACGGTCACGGACAAGCAGGCCGATATCGCCATCCTGCGCACCCTGGGCGCCTCGCCCCGTTCCATCATGAAGGTCTTCATGATCCAGGGTGCGCTGGTCGGGGTGCTGGGCACCGCCCTGGGGGTGGCGGGCGGCGTGG
Encoded proteins:
- a CDS encoding lipoprotein-releasing ABC transporter permease subunit, translating into MSFFRNLPFEWLVGLRYTRAGKRSGRNSFISFISAISMAGIGLGVAALIIVLSVYNGFQKEVTTRMLSVLGHIEIYQMGGPMEDWHATAREAMRNPEVRGAAPFVETQALLAHGGDVLRPAIVRGILPDEEPKVSDIVKEIRQGSFAELKPGAFNIVLGIELARALEVKVGGKVAMALAEGGLSGSAPGMRTFTVVGIFEAGHNEFDSTLAYVHLEDGQRLLKMAGPFGLRLRVQDMQQAPEIAMRLKQSMPGELLIRDWSKLNVNWFAAVQTQKHMMFVILTMIIAVAAFNLVATLVMTVTDKQADIAILRTLGASPRSIMKVFMIQGALVGVLGTALGVAGGVAIALNVGVIVPAIESLLGVKFLAKDIYFISAVPSDLRWPDVAAIGATAVGLAFLATIYPSWWAARVKPADALRYE